Proteins from one Bacillota bacterium genomic window:
- the acpS gene encoding holo-ACP synthase yields the protein MIEIDRIARALRRQKFIERIYTKREQELLRARTAQSWAARFAAKEAVMKALGCGLRQGVRFTDIEILNEESGRPVVILAGQAQKAAQLQRVAAVHISLSHNRSTAVAYALSVGEES from the coding sequence ATGATTGAAATTGATCGCATTGCCAGAGCTCTTCGCAGGCAGAAATTTATCGAGCGGATTTATACCAAACGGGAGCAAGAACTCCTCCGGGCTAGAACAGCGCAGTCTTGGGCGGCGCGGTTTGCAGCTAAAGAAGCTGTGATGAAGGCATTAGGCTGCGGACTGCGCCAAGGCGTGCGCTTTACTGATATAGAAATACTCAATGAAGAGAGCGGCCGGCCTGTGGTTATTTTAGCGGGACAGGCACAAAAGGCTGCCCAGCTGCAGAGGGTAGCTGCTGTGCACATCAGTCTGTCTCACAACCGCAGCACCGCTGTTGCTTATGCTCTCAGCGTGGGGGAGGAAAGCTGA
- a CDS encoding phosphoglucosamine mutase, translating into MERLFGTDGVRGVANQELTPELALQLGRAGATVLTEKVKRPKILIGKDTRISGEMLEAALIAGITSVGADVYLLGVVPTPAVAYLTRVLKADAGIMISASHNPVEDNGIKFFAETGFKLSDETEDEIERLVREGVPFRPIGTDLGQVYHQKNAAQLYIDFLLNTVDYDLTGMRIAIDCANGAASQVAPAVLQALGAEVSVINNQPDGTNINCNCGSTHIKVLQDYVKEVGADLGFSYDGDADRVLAVDEAGNEVDGDHILAICGLHLLGKQQLPHKKIAATVYSNGGLAQALETAGGQVVTTKAGDRYVLEAMLEQELSLGGEQSGHIIFLESNTTGDGILTTLKLLGVVKETGKKLSELAAVMEVFPQVLKNVRVASKSGWDLNPNIQQAIENAKAKLGQKGRIFVRPSGTEPVIRVMGEHPDEDLVAQVVDEVSAVIEAEQGA; encoded by the coding sequence ATGGAAAGACTATTTGGCACCGATGGCGTCAGAGGCGTGGCCAATCAGGAGCTCACTCCTGAGCTGGCACTGCAGTTGGGGAGAGCGGGGGCAACGGTTCTAACGGAGAAAGTGAAGCGTCCCAAGATACTGATCGGAAAGGATACCCGCATTTCTGGAGAAATGCTCGAAGCAGCTTTAATTGCCGGGATTACCTCGGTCGGGGCAGATGTCTACCTGTTAGGTGTAGTGCCCACTCCGGCGGTTGCTTATCTGACCAGAGTCTTAAAAGCAGATGCCGGAATTATGATTTCTGCTTCCCACAACCCGGTTGAGGATAATGGCATTAAGTTTTTTGCGGAAACCGGCTTTAAGCTGTCTGACGAAACTGAAGATGAAATTGAAAGGTTGGTTAGAGAAGGCGTTCCCTTCCGGCCGATTGGAACTGATTTAGGTCAGGTATACCACCAGAAAAACGCTGCGCAATTATACATAGACTTCTTACTCAATACTGTGGATTACGACCTGACCGGAATGCGCATTGCCATTGACTGCGCTAACGGAGCCGCGTCACAAGTAGCTCCGGCGGTCTTACAGGCGCTGGGCGCAGAGGTTTCAGTGATCAATAATCAGCCGGATGGCACCAATATCAACTGCAACTGCGGTTCAACCCATATTAAAGTGCTTCAGGATTATGTGAAGGAGGTTGGCGCTGATCTCGGCTTTAGCTACGATGGAGACGCCGACCGGGTTTTAGCAGTTGATGAAGCGGGTAACGAGGTCGATGGCGATCATATCTTAGCTATCTGCGGGCTGCATCTTTTAGGCAAGCAGCAGCTTCCCCACAAAAAGATTGCGGCCACTGTCTATTCTAATGGCGGTCTGGCTCAAGCGCTGGAAACAGCCGGTGGGCAAGTAGTAACTACGAAAGCCGGGGACCGCTATGTCTTAGAAGCGATGCTGGAGCAGGAGCTGAGTCTAGGTGGTGAGCAGTCAGGGCATATTATTTTCCTTGAATCAAATACCACTGGTGACGGGATCCTGACTACTCTGAAGCTCTTAGGGGTAGTAAAGGAAACAGGCAAAAAACTGTCGGAGCTGGCGGCAGTCATGGAGGTATTTCCTCAGGTGCTCAAAAATGTGCGGGTTGCCAGCAAATCTGGTTGGGACCTCAATCCCAATATTCAGCAGGCGATCGAGAATGCGAAGGCCAAACTGGGCCAAAAAGGCCGGATCTTTGTGCGCCCATCCGGTACCGAGCCGGTGATCCGCGTCATGGGCGAGCATCCTGATGAGGATCTGGTAGCACAGGTTGTTGACGAAGTTTCTGCAGTGATTGAAGCGGAACAGGGAGCATAA